In Brassica rapa cultivar Chiifu-401-42 chromosome A06, CAAS_Brap_v3.01, whole genome shotgun sequence, a single window of DNA contains:
- the LOC103871544 gene encoding uncharacterized protein LOC103871544 — translation MAMVEEPILSRLDRIDVMVRKLEEMKGSSPRSSSPSTPSSGTQPSSLDLSSPRSTGKQVQCRPMEQVMEETERKGTLLERLNNVEEQVLKLCIKFEEEVEEESKRDDNSKKTKKKKGLRKLVDKVVGSSSPTKSPSKRWHC, via the coding sequence ATGGCTATGGTAGAAGAACCCATCCTTTCAAGACTGGACCGTATAGATGTCATGGTGAGGAAGCTAGAAGAGATGAAAGGAAGCTCACCGAGAAGCTCTAGCCCATCGACTCCATCTAGTGGGACTCAACCATCGTCACTTGATCTGTCGTCACCGAGGAGCACAGGGAAGCAAGTTCAGTGCCGTCCGATGGAGCAAGTGATGGAAGAGACTGAGCGGAAAGGGACTTTGTTAGAGAGACTAAACAATGTGGAGGAGCAAGTTCTTAAGCTGTGTATAAAGTTTGAAGAAGAGGTTGAAGAAGAGAGTAAGAGAGATGATAACTCgaagaaaacgaagaagaagaaggggtTGAGGAAGTTGGTTGATAAAGTTGTTGGATCTTCTTCTCCGACTAAAAGCCCTTCCAAGAGATGGCATTGCTGA
- the LOC103871542 gene encoding elongation factor 1-alpha 1 has protein sequence MGKEKFHINIVVIGHVDSGKSTTTGHLIYKLGGIDKRVIERFEKEAAEMNKRSFKYAWVLDKLKAERERGITIDIALWKFETTKYYCTVIDAPGHRDFIKNMITGTSQADCAVLIIDSTTGGFEAGISKDGQTREHALLAFTLGVKQMICCCNKMDATTPKYSKARYDEIIKEVSSYLKKVGYNPDKIPFVPISGFEGDNMIERSTNLDWYKGPTLLEALDQINEPKRPSDKPLRLPLQDVYKIGGIGTVPVGRVETGMLKPGMVVTFAPSGLTTEVKSVEMHHESLVEALPGDNVGFNVKNVAVKDLKRGYVASNSKDDPAKGAANFTSQVIIMNHPGQIGNGYAPVLDCHTSHIAVKFSEILTKIDRRSGKEIEKEPKFLKNGDAGMVKMTPTKPMVVETFSEYPPLGRFAVRDMRQTVAVGVIKSVDKKDPTGAKVTKAAVKKGAK, from the exons ATGGGTAAAGAGAAGTTTCACATCAACATTGTGGTCATCGGCCACGTCGACTCCGGGAAGTCAACCACCACGGGTCACTTGATCTACAAGCTCGGCGGTATCGACAAGCGTGTGATCGAGAGGTTCGAGAAGGAGGCTGCTGAGATGAACAAGAGGTCCTTCAAGTACGCGTGGGTGTTGGACAAGCTTAAGGCTGAGCGTGAGCGTGGTATCACCATTGATATTGCTCTTTGGAAGTTTGAGACCACCAAGTACTACTGCACGGTTATTGACGCTCCTGGTCATCGTGATTTCATTAAGAACATGATCACTGGTACCTCCCAGGCTGATTGTGCTGTTTTGATTATTGACTCCACTACTGGTGGGTTTGAGGCTGGTATCTCTAAGGATGGTCAGACTCGTGAGCATGCTCTTCTTGCTTTCACACTTGGTGTTAAGCAGATGATTTGCTGCTGTAACAAG ATGGATGCTACTACCCCCAAGTACTCCAAGGCTAGGTACGATGAGATTATCAAGGAGGTGTCTTCCTACTTGAAGAAGGTTGGGTACAACCCTGACAAAATCCCCTTCGTCCCCATCTCTGGTTTCGAGGGTGACAACATGATTGAGAGGTCCACCAACCTTGACTGGTACAAGGGGCCAACTCTCCTTGAGGCTCTTGACCAGATCAACGAGCCAAAGAGGCCTTCAGACAAGCCCCTCCGTCTACCACTTCAGGATGTCTACAAGATTGGTGGTATTGGAACGGTGCCAGTGGGTCGTGTTGAGACCGGTATGCTCAAGCCTGGTATGGTTGTGACCTTTGCTCCTTCAGGCTTGACCACTGAGGTTAAGTCTGTTGAGATGCACCACGAGTCACTTGTGGAGGCGCTTCCAGGTGACAACGTCGGGTTCAACGTGAAGAATGTTGCTGTCAAGGATCTCAAGCGTGGGTATGTTGCATCCAACTCCAAGGATGATCCTGCCAAGGGTGCTGCTAACTTCACCTCCCAGGTTATCATCATGAACCACCCTGGGCAGATTGGTAACGGTTACGCCCCGGTTCTTGATTGCCACACGTCCCACATTGCGGTGAAGTTCTCTGAGATCCTCACCAAGATCGACAGGCGTTCTGGTAAGGAGATTGAGAAGGAGCCCAAGTTTTTGAAGAATGGTGATGCTGGTATGGTGAAGATGACTCCGACCAAGCCCATGGTTGTTGAGACCTTCTCTGAGTACCCACCACTTGGACGTTTCGCTGTGAGGGACATGAGGCAGACTGTTGCAGTCGGTGTCATCAAGAGCGTGGACAAGAAGGATCCTACCGGAGCCAAGGTGACCAAGGCTGCCGTCAAGAAGGGTGCGAAGTAA
- the LOC103871541 gene encoding uncharacterized protein LOC103871541 isoform X2, whose product MAMKRNGKSPVSSDTDEKFMFFKDVSLGPHETQLRFRLIHFWEARNPVKKTIIGLEMLLIDEQETVIQGFIPPGRIKKYLPDLKQGSVYRLNNFYGSKNKPMYRVADHIAIVSFTWNSELSVLHEIPTSFDEDRFRFHSYEDFEANCDLKGDLYDVVGHMKLVNGHTLIEHPTPDEVKIDTTRHIMVHVQLHDGPVMKLYLWDKAAADFCKKFNSYDNTPTVLLVTAVNTKRLGGTLALTSMSPSRVFMDYDVQPTIDYFNWLGSNPEIAKQVSADVVTKRETLTIADIFTYMKQESAKDAFFECTATIDDVVHGSAWYYIGCSGCHAKATKGATSLVCTNTKCEKINTDGVPQYRAKISVYDNSDQAVFVLLGDAGRVLTGRHASELVSSYFEANGSE is encoded by the exons ATGGCGATGAAGCGAAATGGAAAATCTCCTGTCTCATCCGACACTGACGAAAAATTCATGTTCTTCAAAGATGTCTCTCTAGGTCCTCATGAAACTCAGTTGCGCTTTCGGCTCATCCATTTTTGGGAGGCTCGAAATCCGGTGAAGAAGACAATTATCGGCCTGGAAATGCTCCTCATCGACGAGCAG GAAACTGTCATACAGGGATTCATCCCACCAGGACGTATCAAGAAGTACTTGCCTGATTTGAAACAAGGGTCAGTTTATAGGCTCAACAACTTCTACGGGTCGAAAAACAAACCTATGTATCGGGTGGCTGATCATATAGCAATCGTGTCTTTCACATGGAACTCTGAATTGTCGGTTCTTCACGAGATTCCAACCTCTTTCGATGAAGACCGTTTCAGGTTTCATTCATATGAAGATTTTGAAGCTAACTGTGATCTCAAAGGTGACCTCTACG ATGTTGTGGGCCACATGAAGCTGGTCAATGGACATACTCTTATTGAGCATCCCACACCTGATGAAGTGAAGATCGATACCACTCGGCACATTATGGTTCATGTGCAATTGCATGA CGGACCTGTCATGAAGCTCTACCTTTGGGACAAGGCTGCAGCAGACTTCTGCAAGAAGTTTAACTCATATGACAACACTCCCACAGTGCTTTTGGTCACAGCTGTTAACACCAAACGTCTCGGAG GTACCCTTGCACTGACCTCTATGTCTCCCTCACGGGTTTTCATGGACTATGATGTCCAGCCAACCATAGATTATTTCAACTG GCTCGGCTCAAACCCGGAGATTGCTAAGCAAGTTAGTGCAGACGTCGTCACCAAGCGTGAGACACTGACTATAGCAGATATATTCACTTACATGAAGCAAGAATCTGCAAAG GATGCCTTTTTTGAGTGCACTGCTACTATCGATGATGTTGTTCATGGCTCAGCTTGGTACTATATTGGATGCAGTGGATGCCATGCCAAGGCTACCAAAGGCGCAACATCTTTGGTTTGTACAAATACGAAATGTGAGAAGATCAACACAGATGGTGTCCCTCA GTACCGTGCAAAGATATCTGTTTATGACAACAGTGACCAAGCCGTTTTTGTCCTACTAGGTGATGCTGGTCGTGTGTTGACCGGAAGGCACGCATCAGAGTTAGTTAGCAGCTACTTTGAG GCTAATGGGAGCGAATGA
- the LOC103871540 gene encoding pentatricopeptide repeat-containing protein At1g62350, producing MLILLRRVKHSIPQSFFLRQIGFANSDLTVRSYLSGPASSPSLSIWRRKKEMSKEGLIAAKELKRLQTKLVRLDRFIASHVSRLLKSDLVSVLAEFQRQDQVFLCMKLYEVVRREIWYRPDMFFYRDMLMMLARNRRVDETKKVWGDLKREGVLFDQHTFGDLVRAFLDNELPVEAMRLYGEMRDSPDPPLSLPFRVMLKGLVPYPELRERVKDDFLELFPGMVVYDPPEDLCEESDDEARTDSDLE from the exons ATGTTGATCCTCCTGCGTAGAGTTAAACACTCGATTCCTCAGAGCTTCTTCCTTCGCCAAATTGGATTCGCAAACAGTGATCTCACTGTTCGTTCGTACTTATCAGGACCTGCTTCGAGTCCCAGCTTATCGATATGGAGACGGAAGAAAGAAATGAGCAAAGAAGGTTTAATCGCCGCCAAGGAGCTCAAGCGTCTGCAAACCAAACTCGTCCGTCTCGATCGATTCATTGCTTCCCACGTCTCTCGCCTCCTTAAGTCCGATCTCGTCTCCGTTCTCGCCGAGTTTCAGAGGCAAGACCAAGTGTTCCTCTGTATGAAG CTCTATGAAGTTGTGAGGAGAGAGATATGGTACAGACCAGACATGTTCTTTTACAGAGACATGCTCATGATGCTTGCAAGAAACAGGAGAGTGGATGAGACCAAAAAGGTATGGGGAGATTTGAAGAGAGAAGGGGTTTTGTTTGACCAGCACACGTTTGGAGACCTTGTTAGAGCGTTTTTGGACAATGAGCTTCCGGTGGAAGCGATGAGATTGTATGGAGAGATGAGAGATTCTCCTGACCCGCCTCTGTCTCTGCCTTTTCGAGTTATGCTGAAAGGACTCGTTCCTTACCCTGAgctgagagagagagtgaaagaTGATTTCTTGGAGCTTTTCCCTGGGATGGTTGTGTATGATCCTCCTGAGGATTTGTGTGAAGAGAGCGATGACGAAGCTAGAACAGATAGTGATCTTGAGTAG
- the LOC103871541 gene encoding uncharacterized protein LOC103871541 isoform X1, which produces MAMKRNGKSPVSSDTDEKFMFFKDVSLGPHETQLRFRLIHFWEARNPVKKTIIGLEMLLIDEQETVIQGFIPPGRIKKYLPDLKQGSVYRLNNFYGSKNKPMYRVADHIAIVSFTWNSELSVLHEIPTSFDEDRFRFHSYEDFEANCDLKGDLYDVVGHMKLVNGHTLIEHPTPDEVKIDTTRHIMVHVQLHDGPVMKLYLWDKAAADFCKKFNSYDNTPTVLLVTAVNTKRLGGTLALTSMSPSRVFMDYDVQPTIDYFNWLGSNPEIAKQVSADVVTKRETLTIADIFTYMKQESAKDAFFECTATIDDVVHGSAWYYIGCSGCHAKATKGATSLVCTNTKCEKINTDGVPQYRAKISVYDNSDQAVFVLLGDAGRVLTGRHASELVSSYFEVNIHQLMLSYNFISHCSSQIIG; this is translated from the exons ATGGCGATGAAGCGAAATGGAAAATCTCCTGTCTCATCCGACACTGACGAAAAATTCATGTTCTTCAAAGATGTCTCTCTAGGTCCTCATGAAACTCAGTTGCGCTTTCGGCTCATCCATTTTTGGGAGGCTCGAAATCCGGTGAAGAAGACAATTATCGGCCTGGAAATGCTCCTCATCGACGAGCAG GAAACTGTCATACAGGGATTCATCCCACCAGGACGTATCAAGAAGTACTTGCCTGATTTGAAACAAGGGTCAGTTTATAGGCTCAACAACTTCTACGGGTCGAAAAACAAACCTATGTATCGGGTGGCTGATCATATAGCAATCGTGTCTTTCACATGGAACTCTGAATTGTCGGTTCTTCACGAGATTCCAACCTCTTTCGATGAAGACCGTTTCAGGTTTCATTCATATGAAGATTTTGAAGCTAACTGTGATCTCAAAGGTGACCTCTACG ATGTTGTGGGCCACATGAAGCTGGTCAATGGACATACTCTTATTGAGCATCCCACACCTGATGAAGTGAAGATCGATACCACTCGGCACATTATGGTTCATGTGCAATTGCATGA CGGACCTGTCATGAAGCTCTACCTTTGGGACAAGGCTGCAGCAGACTTCTGCAAGAAGTTTAACTCATATGACAACACTCCCACAGTGCTTTTGGTCACAGCTGTTAACACCAAACGTCTCGGAG GTACCCTTGCACTGACCTCTATGTCTCCCTCACGGGTTTTCATGGACTATGATGTCCAGCCAACCATAGATTATTTCAACTG GCTCGGCTCAAACCCGGAGATTGCTAAGCAAGTTAGTGCAGACGTCGTCACCAAGCGTGAGACACTGACTATAGCAGATATATTCACTTACATGAAGCAAGAATCTGCAAAG GATGCCTTTTTTGAGTGCACTGCTACTATCGATGATGTTGTTCATGGCTCAGCTTGGTACTATATTGGATGCAGTGGATGCCATGCCAAGGCTACCAAAGGCGCAACATCTTTGGTTTGTACAAATACGAAATGTGAGAAGATCAACACAGATGGTGTCCCTCA GTACCGTGCAAAGATATCTGTTTATGACAACAGTGACCAAGCCGTTTTTGTCCTACTAGGTGATGCTGGTCGTGTGTTGACCGGAAGGCACGCATCAGAGTTAGTTAGCAGCTACTTTGAGGTAAATATTCATCAATTAATGCTCTCATATAATTTCATCTCACACTGTTCTTCTCAAATTATAGGCTAA
- the LOC103871538 gene encoding protein disulfide-isomerase 5-1, whose protein sequence is MKLGARLIAFILLLSLTIVLTKAEVITLTPETFSDKVKEKDTAWFVKFCVPWCKHCKKLGNLWEELGNAMEGDDEIEIGEVDCGKSRDVCTKVEIHSYPTFKLFYNGEEVSKYQGKRDVESLKTFVVEETEKAAEKAQLEDKEL, encoded by the exons ATGAAGCTCGGTGCTAGGCTTATTGCTTTTATACTTCTCCTATCTCTTACGATTGTACTAACGAAAGCGGAAGTCATTACGTTGACCCCTGAAACTTTTTCGGACAAG GTGAAGGAGAAGGATACTGCGTGGTTTGTAAAGTTCTGTGTTCCTTGGTGTAAGCACTG CAAGAAATTGGGGAACTTGTGGGAAGAATTGGGGAACGCAATGGAAGGTGACGATGAAATTGAGATTGGTGAAGTAGATTGTGGTAAAAGCAGAGATGTTTGCACCAAAGTTGAGATTCATTCCTATCCAACGTTCAAGCTATTTTACAATGGAGAAGAAGTTTCAAAATACCAAG GTAAAAGAGACGTTGAATCGCTCAAGACGTTTGTTGTAGAGGAAACTGAAAAGGCAGCAGAAAAAGCACAGCTCGAAGACAAGGAACTGTGA
- the LOC103871543 gene encoding DNA polymerase epsilon subunit 4 isoform X1 gives MHRQKRVENNSSETMVSSKKPNQEKKPKNGDGLNTRSSGSKTKKKTPNKAKLKDVAEKEPEVHEISESSSSEGRRDEPKESNGVVVSEDAKMVRFPMNRIRRIMRSDNSAPQIMQDAVFLVNKATELFIERFSEEAYGSSVQDKKKFIHYKHLSSVVSNEERYEFLADCVPEKLKGEVALEEWERSMTDVG, from the exons ATGCATCGGCAAAAAAGGGTGGAAAACAACAGTTCTGAAACAATGGTGTCGTCGAAGAAACCGAACCAGGAGAAGAAGCCGAAGAATGGTGACGGTCTCAACACGCGCAGCTCCGGCTccaaaacgaagaagaagacgccGAATAAGGCGAAGTTAAAGGACGTTGCGGAGAAGGAGCCGGAGGTTCACGAGATCTCGGAATCGTCGAGCAGCGAAGGGAGGCGTGATGAGCCGAAGGAAAGCAATGGCGTCGTCGTTTCGGAAGACGCTAAGATGGTTAGGTTCCCGATGAATCGGATTCGGAGGATCATGAGAAGCGATAACTCAGCTCCTCAGATCATGCAGGACGCTGTCTTTCTTGTCAACAAAGCCACG GAATTGTTCATTGAGCGGTTTTCTGAAGAAGCTTACGGAAGTTCTGTCCAGGACAAGAAGAAGTTCATCCACTACAAACATCTAT CATCTGTAGTGAGTAACGAGGAGAGATATGAGTTCCTTGCAG ATTGTGTTCCTGAGAAACTAAAAGGAGAGGTGGCATTGGAGGAATGGGAAAGAAGCATGACAGATGTAGGCTGA
- the LOC103871543 gene encoding DNA polymerase epsilon subunit 4 isoform X2 → MHRQKRVENNSSETMVSSKKPNQEKKPKNGDGLNTRSSGSKTKKKTPNKAKLKDVAEKEPEVHEISESSSSEGRRDEPKESNGVVVSEDAKMVRFPMNRIRRIMRSDNSAPQIMQDAVFLVNKATELFIERFSEEAYGSSVQDKKKFIHYKHLFFFSSHWQHL, encoded by the exons ATGCATCGGCAAAAAAGGGTGGAAAACAACAGTTCTGAAACAATGGTGTCGTCGAAGAAACCGAACCAGGAGAAGAAGCCGAAGAATGGTGACGGTCTCAACACGCGCAGCTCCGGCTccaaaacgaagaagaagacgccGAATAAGGCGAAGTTAAAGGACGTTGCGGAGAAGGAGCCGGAGGTTCACGAGATCTCGGAATCGTCGAGCAGCGAAGGGAGGCGTGATGAGCCGAAGGAAAGCAATGGCGTCGTCGTTTCGGAAGACGCTAAGATGGTTAGGTTCCCGATGAATCGGATTCGGAGGATCATGAGAAGCGATAACTCAGCTCCTCAGATCATGCAGGACGCTGTCTTTCTTGTCAACAAAGCCACG GAATTGTTCATTGAGCGGTTTTCTGAAGAAGCTTACGGAAGTTCTGTCCAGGACAAGAAGAAGTTCATCCACTACAAACATCTAT ttttcttttcttctcatTGGCAGCATCTGTAG